In a genomic window of Deinococcus aquiradiocola:
- a CDS encoding GNAT family N-acetyltransferase, producing the protein MTLPGPLTAVRPATRGDVPAILDIYNEAVLHTTASYDLEPVTLASRLAWWDDKAAHGHPVFVAERGGTVLGWSTYGAFRTKPGYAHTAEHSVYVSATAHRQGLGRALMQPVITHARDAGLHVLVGGVDASNAASIALHVSLGFEQVAHFRQVGRKFGRWLDLAFMQLLLDDRP; encoded by the coding sequence ATGACGCTGCCAGGCCCCCTGACCGCCGTGCGCCCCGCCACGCGAGGCGACGTGCCCGCCATCCTCGACATCTACAACGAGGCGGTCCTGCACACCACCGCGAGCTACGACCTCGAACCCGTCACGCTCGCGTCGCGCCTCGCGTGGTGGGACGACAAGGCCGCGCACGGACACCCCGTCTTCGTCGCGGAGCGCGGCGGCACGGTCCTCGGCTGGTCCACGTACGGCGCGTTCCGCACGAAACCCGGGTACGCGCACACCGCCGAGCACAGCGTGTACGTGAGCGCCACCGCGCACCGCCAGGGCCTCGGGCGCGCCCTGATGCAGCCCGTGATCACGCACGCGCGGGACGCGGGCCTGCACGTGCTGGTGGGCGGCGTGGACGCCAGCAACGCCGCCAGCATCGCGCTGCACGTCTCGCTCGGCTTCGAGCAGGTCGCGCATTTCCGGCAGGTGGGCCGCAAGTTCGGCCGCTGGCTGGACCTCGCATTCATGCAGCTCCTGCTGGACGACCGCCCCTGA
- a CDS encoding DUF456 domain-containing protein translates to MSWPFLVFLVCWLVGMVGTFVPVLPATLIIFAGSVVATLMDGFQPWPDLPFLLSFAALTVAISLIDNFASAWGARRYGGSRQAGWGALIGGLVGIFIPFGLILGPLAGALLAELVWVRKPFMEALRAAWGTLIGLLTGIAAKFVLHLLIGLFELWRLWDPAGSILRA, encoded by the coding sequence ATGTCCTGGCCCTTCCTCGTCTTCCTGGTCTGCTGGCTGGTGGGCATGGTCGGCACCTTCGTGCCGGTGCTGCCCGCCACCCTCATCATCTTCGCGGGATCGGTGGTCGCCACCCTGATGGACGGCTTCCAGCCGTGGCCGGACCTGCCGTTCCTGCTGAGCTTCGCGGCCCTGACGGTCGCCATCTCGCTCATTGACAACTTCGCGTCCGCGTGGGGCGCGCGCCGCTACGGCGGGAGCCGCCAGGCGGGCTGGGGCGCCCTGATCGGCGGGCTGGTCGGCATCTTCATTCCCTTCGGCCTGATCCTCGGGCCGCTGGCGGGCGCGCTCCTCGCGGAACTCGTGTGGGTCCGCAAACCGTTCATGGAGGCGCTGCGGGCCGCGTGGGGCACATTGATCGGCCTGCTGACCGGCATCGCCGCGAAATTCGTGCTGCACCTCCTGATCGGCCTCTTCGAACTGTGGCGCCTGTGGGACCCGGCCGGGAGCATCCTGCGTGCCTGA
- a CDS encoding phytoene/squalene synthase family protein, giving the protein MTQKLEPLLSRNRSARPPVPAPAVHAGSSLRAAVEHCRDVTRDHSKTFFFGSRFFPLAQRQAVWAVYAACRDGDDIVDEPGGGPLQLTDWWARVQCALEGRVAFTQRGPQPVDVALGWAATQFPIPVSAFEELYLGLRMDLEGQVYRDMADLELYCRRVAGVVGFMIAPICGYEGGERTLQYALKLGQAMQLTNILRDVGEDLDRGRLYLPRTLLDEYGVTLASLQARQVTPEYCELMRHLTRLARQWYAEGREGIPQLHGTGRLAVTAAARAYEGILDALERNGHDNFRHRASVSGPRKLMMLPQAWWELRLS; this is encoded by the coding sequence ATGACGCAGAAACTCGAACCGCTCCTTTCCCGGAACCGTTCCGCCCGGCCGCCCGTTCCGGCCCCGGCGGTCCACGCGGGTTCGTCGTTGCGGGCGGCGGTGGAGCACTGCCGGGACGTGACGCGCGATCACTCCAAGACCTTCTTCTTCGGGTCGCGGTTCTTTCCGCTGGCGCAGCGGCAGGCGGTGTGGGCGGTGTACGCCGCGTGCCGTGACGGGGACGACATCGTGGACGAGCCGGGCGGCGGTCCACTGCAGCTGACGGACTGGTGGGCGCGCGTGCAGTGCGCGCTGGAGGGCCGCGTGGCGTTCACGCAGCGCGGGCCGCAGCCGGTGGACGTGGCGCTCGGGTGGGCGGCCACGCAGTTCCCGATTCCGGTGTCGGCCTTCGAGGAGCTGTACCTGGGCTTGCGCATGGACCTGGAGGGACAGGTGTACCGCGACATGGCGGACCTGGAGCTGTACTGCAGGCGCGTGGCGGGCGTGGTGGGCTTCATGATCGCGCCCATCTGCGGGTACGAGGGCGGCGAGCGGACCCTGCAGTACGCGCTGAAGCTGGGTCAGGCGATGCAGCTCACGAACATTCTGCGGGACGTGGGCGAGGACCTCGACCGGGGTCGCCTGTACCTGCCGCGCACGCTGCTCGACGAGTACGGCGTGACGCTGGCGTCGCTGCAGGCGCGTCAGGTGACGCCGGAGTACTGCGAGCTGATGCGTCACCTGACGCGCCTCGCCCGGCAGTGGTACGCGGAGGGCCGCGAGGGCATCCCGCAGCTGCACGGGACGGGCCGACTGGCCGTCACGGCGGCCGCGCGGGCGTATGAGGGCATTCTGGACGCGCTGGAACGCAACGGGCACGACAACTTCCGGCACCGGGCGAGCGTGAGCGGCCCGCGCAAACTGATGATGCTGCCGCAGGCGTGGTGGGAACTGCGTCTCAGCTGA
- a CDS encoding prolipoprotein diacylglyceryl transferase gives MHPVFLQIGSFTIAWYGVLITLGIVIGAVLGTRMARQRGLNEQLFSDMILWAVLWGLIGARLFFVATSWNLFAGKSGLPLLYDIVNIRQGGISIHGGLIFGVAYLVWAARRHRINFYKYADLFVPGVCFGIIGGRIGNIMNGSDTVGRVTGWAVGYHWPAWARGFHDSMCSAATPLNLVQYCQNIAGQQVMTAPVHFTQLYGVIIGIILSVAVFSWLRSRRPGWTFWQFWLWYSLLRAGWEETFRLNPLPWKVYLSEGLDKSGIGLFTETQLVSIPLVIVAILLLVRIRRQPEQPWTEPAPVTDPVKA, from the coding sequence ATGCATCCAGTCTTCCTTCAAATCGGCAGCTTCACCATCGCGTGGTACGGCGTCCTGATCACCCTCGGCATCGTGATCGGCGCGGTCCTCGGCACCCGCATGGCCCGGCAGCGGGGCCTCAACGAGCAGCTCTTCTCAGACATGATCCTGTGGGCCGTGCTGTGGGGCCTGATCGGCGCGCGCCTGTTCTTCGTGGCGACGTCATGGAACCTCTTCGCAGGCAAGTCGGGCCTGCCGCTGCTGTACGACATCGTGAACATCCGGCAGGGCGGCATCAGCATCCACGGCGGCCTGATCTTCGGCGTGGCGTACCTCGTGTGGGCGGCACGCAGGCACCGCATCAACTTCTACAAGTACGCGGACCTGTTCGTGCCGGGCGTGTGCTTCGGCATCATCGGCGGACGCATCGGCAACATCATGAACGGCTCGGACACCGTGGGCCGCGTCACCGGCTGGGCCGTCGGGTACCACTGGCCCGCCTGGGCGCGCGGCTTCCACGACAGCATGTGCAGCGCCGCCACGCCCCTGAACCTCGTGCAGTACTGCCAGAACATCGCCGGTCAGCAGGTCATGACGGCGCCCGTGCACTTCACGCAGCTGTACGGCGTGATCATCGGCATCATCCTGAGCGTCGCGGTGTTCTCCTGGCTGCGTTCCCGCCGCCCCGGCTGGACCTTCTGGCAGTTCTGGCTGTGGTACAGCCTGCTGCGCGCCGGGTGGGAGGAGACCTTCCGCCTCAACCCGCTCCCCTGGAAGGTGTACCTCTCGGAGGGCCTCGACAAGTCCGGCATCGGCCTGTTCACCGAGACGCAGCTCGTCAGCATCCCGCTCGTGATCGTGGCCATCCTGCTGCTCGTGCGGATCCGCAGGCAGCCGGAACAGCCGTGGACGGAACCGGCCCCAGTCACCGATCCGGTGAAGGCGTGA
- a CDS encoding acetyl-CoA C-acetyltransferase — protein MSNAVIVAASRTPVGRFLGALESVSAVQLGTVTLHETLSRSGLSPDLVEEVIMGQVVQAGSGQNPARQAAIHAGVPSAAGALTINKVCGSGLKAVILAAQSIRAGDQSAVLAGGMESMSGSPYLLPGARQGYRMGHQTALDANTQDGLWCSIGQEGMGMTGERVADHYGISRAEQDAYALASQQKAVAAMQAGRFTDEIVPVTVHGRKGDTVVSTDEGPRPETTAESLARLRPAFRADGTVTAGNAPGLNDGAASLMVTSRELAQAHGLPVLAEILGYATGGLDPEWVMMTPVPATRTLLQKLGWQASDVDLWELNEAFSVQSLAVTRELNLDPDRVNVHGGAVALGHPIGASGARILVTLLHALRQHDRETGVATLCMGGGNGLALAVRRV, from the coding sequence ATGTCCAACGCAGTGATCGTGGCGGCGTCCCGCACGCCCGTCGGCCGGTTCCTCGGCGCCCTGGAGTCCGTGAGTGCCGTGCAGCTCGGCACCGTCACCCTCCACGAAACCCTCTCCCGCAGCGGCCTCTCCCCCGACCTCGTCGAGGAAGTCATCATGGGGCAGGTCGTGCAGGCCGGCAGCGGCCAGAACCCCGCTCGGCAGGCCGCCATCCACGCGGGCGTCCCCAGCGCCGCCGGGGCGCTCACCATCAACAAGGTGTGCGGCAGCGGCCTGAAAGCCGTCATCCTCGCCGCGCAGAGCATCCGCGCGGGCGACCAGAGCGCCGTCCTCGCGGGCGGCATGGAAAGCATGAGCGGCAGCCCCTACCTGCTGCCCGGCGCGCGCCAGGGGTACCGCATGGGGCACCAGACGGCCCTCGACGCGAACACCCAGGACGGCCTGTGGTGCAGCATCGGGCAGGAAGGCATGGGCATGACCGGCGAACGCGTCGCGGACCACTACGGCATCAGCCGCGCCGAACAGGACGCCTACGCCCTCGCCAGCCAGCAGAAGGCCGTCGCCGCCATGCAGGCGGGCCGCTTCACGGACGAGATCGTGCCCGTCACCGTCCACGGCCGCAAGGGCGACACCGTCGTCAGCACCGACGAAGGCCCCCGCCCCGAAACGACCGCCGAAAGCCTCGCACGGCTCCGGCCCGCCTTCAGGGCGGACGGCACCGTCACCGCCGGGAACGCGCCCGGCCTGAACGACGGCGCGGCCAGCCTGATGGTCACGTCCCGCGAACTCGCGCAGGCGCACGGCCTGCCCGTCCTCGCCGAGATCCTCGGATACGCCACCGGCGGCCTCGACCCCGAGTGGGTCATGATGACGCCCGTCCCCGCCACCCGCACCCTCCTGCAGAAGCTCGGCTGGCAGGCGAGCGACGTGGACCTCTGGGAACTCAACGAGGCGTTCAGCGTCCAGAGCCTCGCCGTGACCCGCGAACTGAACCTCGACCCGGACCGCGTCAACGTCCACGGCGGCGCCGTCGCCCTCGGTCACCCCATCGGCGCCTCGGGCGCACGCATCCTCGTGACGCTCCTCCATGCCCTGCGCCAGCACGACCGCGAAACCGGCGTCGCCACCCTCTGCATGGGTGGCGGCAACGGTCTCGCCCTCGCCGTCAGACGCGTATGA
- a CDS encoding peroxidase-related enzyme (This protein belongs to a clade of uncharacterized proteins related to peroxidases such as the alkylhydroperoxidase AhpD.): MSTPDGLTTPDGTPRRISYLAVPGEDAVTPDIVKLWGKAHANLGFTPNVFRAQALNPAQFSAWWAYFNLLLNKEGFLPPVEREMIAVVVSNVNRCVYCAVSHGAALRGLLSADGQSPDLEGVLAVNHRHAPLTARLHAMLDFAEKLTRTPEAMREQDLGPLRGHGLTDPQILELTQVIGMFNMTNRISSALGFVPNDEYHAAART; this comes from the coding sequence ATGAGCACCCCAGACGGTCTGACCACCCCCGATGGAACGCCGCGCCGCATCTCGTACCTCGCCGTGCCGGGCGAGGACGCCGTCACGCCCGACATCGTGAAGCTGTGGGGCAAAGCCCACGCGAACCTCGGCTTCACCCCGAACGTCTTCCGCGCGCAGGCCCTCAACCCCGCGCAGTTCAGCGCGTGGTGGGCGTACTTCAACCTGCTGCTCAACAAGGAAGGCTTCCTGCCGCCCGTGGAGCGCGAGATGATCGCCGTGGTCGTCAGCAACGTCAACCGCTGCGTGTACTGCGCCGTGTCGCACGGCGCGGCCCTGCGCGGCCTGCTGAGCGCCGACGGGCAATCCCCGGACCTGGAAGGCGTGCTGGCCGTCAACCACCGCCACGCGCCACTCACGGCCCGCCTGCACGCCATGCTGGACTTCGCCGAGAAGCTCACGCGCACGCCCGAAGCGATGCGCGAGCAGGACCTCGGCCCGCTGCGAGGTCACGGCCTCACCGACCCGCAGATCCTGGAACTCACGCAGGTCATCGGCATGTTCAACATGACGAACCGTATCTCCTCGGCGCTCGGCTTCGTGCCGAACGACGAGTACCACGCCGCTGCCCGCACCTGA
- a CDS encoding 3-hydroxyacyl-CoA dehydrogenase family protein, giving the protein MLFGVIGAGQMGGGIAQVAAQSGFDVVVQDVRQEFLDRGRANIGKSLAKLHEKGRLAETPEVVLGRMRFTTALEDFAGCDLVVEAIVEQEAVKTELFRSLGCIVKPEGVLASNTSSIPITALATSSGRPERFIGMHFMNPVPLMGLVEVIRGYRTSDETARFVMDTAEQMGKTPLTCNDFPGFVSNRILMPMLNEAIQCVMEGVADKEAIDGIMRLGMNHPMGPLTLADFIGLDTCLSIMEVLHQGLGDDKYRPSPLLRKMVQAGLLGRKSGEGFYRYD; this is encoded by the coding sequence ATGCTGTTCGGTGTGATCGGTGCGGGGCAGATGGGGGGCGGGATCGCGCAGGTGGCCGCCCAGTCGGGGTTCGACGTGGTGGTGCAGGACGTGCGGCAGGAGTTCCTGGACCGGGGCCGGGCCAACATCGGGAAGTCGCTGGCGAAGCTGCACGAGAAGGGTCGGCTGGCGGAAACTCCGGAGGTCGTGCTGGGCCGCATGCGGTTCACGACGGCGCTGGAGGACTTCGCGGGGTGCGATCTGGTGGTGGAGGCCATCGTGGAGCAGGAGGCCGTGAAAACGGAACTGTTCCGGTCGCTGGGCTGCATCGTGAAGCCGGAGGGGGTGCTGGCGAGCAACACGAGCAGCATTCCGATCACGGCGCTCGCCACGTCGTCGGGGCGGCCGGAGCGGTTCATCGGGATGCATTTCATGAATCCGGTGCCGCTGATGGGTCTGGTGGAGGTCATCCGGGGGTACCGGACGAGCGACGAGACGGCACGCTTCGTGATGGACACGGCAGAACAGATGGGCAAGACGCCGCTCACCTGCAACGATTTCCCGGGGTTCGTGAGCAACCGCATCCTGATGCCGATGCTGAACGAGGCGATTCAGTGCGTGATGGAGGGCGTGGCGGACAAGGAGGCGATCGACGGGATCATGCGGCTCGGCATGAATCACCCGATGGGGCCGCTGACGCTGGCGGACTTCATCGGGCTGGACACGTGCCTGAGCATCATGGAGGTGCTGCACCAGGGCCTGGGTGACGACAAGTACCGGCCGTCTCCCCTGCTGCGCAAGATGGTGCAGGCGGGCCTGCTGGGCCGCAAGAGCGGCGAGGGCTTCTACCGCTACGACTGA
- a CDS encoding DinB family protein → MSDPDRLYRILPQPPFTPQIGALVEMMNYARSTTLQAVHDLSVNELDAVPPGFSNSIGMLLAHVAATDRLYQTASFEGVDPYETEAYAPFVGAMSFGKDGERVQGRTLEELLAQLAEVREETLRQFAARDDAWLQEVMTAWDDFRPNQHWAWFHVMEDEVSHRGQIRVIRNALRAARG, encoded by the coding sequence GTGAGTGACCCGGATCGCCTGTACCGCATCCTGCCGCAGCCGCCGTTCACGCCTCAGATCGGGGCGCTGGTCGAGATGATGAACTACGCGCGCAGCACGACGCTGCAGGCGGTGCACGACCTGAGCGTGAACGAGCTGGACGCGGTGCCGCCCGGATTCTCGAACAGCATCGGGATGCTGCTGGCGCACGTGGCGGCGACGGACCGCCTGTACCAGACGGCGAGTTTTGAGGGCGTGGACCCGTACGAGACGGAAGCGTACGCGCCGTTCGTGGGCGCCATGTCGTTCGGGAAGGACGGGGAGCGCGTGCAGGGCCGGACGCTGGAGGAGCTGCTGGCGCAGCTGGCCGAGGTGCGGGAGGAGACGTTACGGCAGTTCGCGGCGCGGGACGACGCGTGGCTGCAGGAGGTCATGACGGCGTGGGACGATTTCCGGCCGAACCAGCACTGGGCGTGGTTTCACGTGATGGAGGACGAGGTCAGTCACCGCGGGCAGATCCGCGTGATCCGCAACGCCCTGCGGGCCGCGCGCGGCTGA
- a CDS encoding AAA family ATPase, translating to MTAIHAVHGFIASGKTTLARHLALTVPALHLNSDDIMVTLHGQDPPEHVYRPALPRVRVVVRDIAQRCLQTGTSVVLDDGYWTRASRDELRAWAARLGVPLSLYALNVPDDEALRRLQLRNAGSGLTVTPETFRLFRTQLERPGPDEQLTALPDGYPAA from the coding sequence ATGACGGCCATCCACGCCGTTCACGGCTTCATCGCGTCCGGCAAGACCACCCTCGCCCGCCACCTCGCCCTCACCGTCCCCGCCCTGCACCTGAACAGCGACGACATCATGGTCACCCTGCACGGCCAGGACCCGCCGGAACACGTGTACCGCCCCGCCCTGCCGCGCGTGCGGGTCGTCGTGCGCGACATCGCGCAGCGCTGCCTGCAGACCGGCACGAGCGTCGTGCTGGACGACGGATACTGGACGCGGGCCAGCCGCGACGAGCTGCGCGCCTGGGCCGCACGCCTCGGCGTGCCGCTGTCCCTGTACGCCCTGAACGTCCCGGACGACGAGGCCCTGCGGCGACTGCAGCTCCGCAACGCCGGGAGCGGCCTGACCGTCACACCGGAAACCTTCCGGCTGTTCCGCACGCAGCTGGAGCGGCCCGGCCCGGACGAGCAGCTCACCGCCCTCCCGGACGGGTATCCTGCGGCATGA
- a CDS encoding class I SAM-dependent methyltransferase, giving the protein MTPFRQLEESLNSASAARTAAQRSNLLPVTAAGYMSWRERSLTLLTGSAFPLSRETQLFLRLCRPAAGQAWLDVGTSGGYYAGLLAGAGAHVIACDLSPAMLRVAQRRESSPLIEWALLNGEATGLPDASLDGVTVGATLNETHDPRALLREAARLLRPGGQLWVMYLARNGGPWQELLSRLGGLTFLDPAQVREVLPGLERTDLLRMRDVVFERHVQSR; this is encoded by the coding sequence ATGACGCCCTTCAGGCAACTTGAAGAAAGCTTAAATTCGGCGTCGGCGGCCCGGACGGCGGCGCAGCGCAGCAATCTCCTCCCGGTCACGGCGGCCGGGTACATGTCTTGGCGCGAGCGGAGCCTGACGCTCCTCACGGGTTCGGCGTTCCCGCTGTCGCGTGAGACGCAGCTGTTCCTGCGCCTGTGCCGTCCGGCGGCGGGGCAGGCGTGGCTGGACGTGGGCACGAGCGGCGGGTACTACGCGGGGCTGCTGGCGGGCGCGGGCGCGCACGTGATCGCCTGCGATCTCAGTCCGGCGATGCTGCGGGTCGCGCAGCGGCGCGAGTCCAGTCCGCTGATCGAGTGGGCGCTCCTGAACGGCGAGGCGACGGGCCTGCCGGACGCGTCGCTGGACGGCGTGACGGTGGGCGCGACCCTGAACGAGACGCACGACCCGCGCGCCCTGCTGCGTGAGGCGGCGCGACTGCTGCGTCCGGGCGGGCAGCTGTGGGTGATGTACCTGGCGCGCAACGGCGGGCCGTGGCAGGAGCTGCTGTCGCGGCTGGGCGGCCTGACGTTCCTCGATCCGGCGCAGGTGCGGGAGGTGCTGCCGGGCCTGGAGCGCACGGACCTGCTGCGGATGCGGGACGTGGTGTTCGAGCGGCACGTGCAGTCCCGCTGA
- a CDS encoding glutaredoxin family protein: MPDTLYSRNGCHLCEDAQAALDAAGWPYTRVEITGDADLERRYGWDVPVLVRDGHVLLKGVIGASRLRRLTPPTP; this comes from the coding sequence GTGCCTGACACCCTGTACTCCCGGAACGGCTGCCACCTGTGCGAGGACGCGCAGGCCGCCCTGGACGCCGCCGGGTGGCCGTACACCCGCGTGGAGATCACGGGCGACGCGGACCTCGAACGCCGGTACGGCTGGGACGTGCCGGTCCTCGTGCGGGACGGCCACGTGCTGCTCAAGGGCGTGATCGGCGCGTCCCGCCTGCGCCGCCTCACCCCGCCCACCCCCTGA
- a CDS encoding phage holin family protein — translation MEHKSIGGALVDVFDAGVTLVKSEINAVTRRVGDIAKAKGLGVVLLLGSLVPLTLALIFLILFVYFGLIRLGLAPWSASLLLGLFSLIVTGALIFMALKKLGGDVPDSSGPNRPMSDIEKDDLKYGYTGNAKAATGSHTDAGHTSTGYASTSRTGSGHDSAGHTTGGHPVTPAARPATSSTGGTHGHGAPQSTSTHGKPSDEPEREGIPVSTRPTYAEDMKKEGY, via the coding sequence ATGGAACACAAAAGTATTGGTGGCGCTCTGGTAGACGTCTTCGACGCGGGCGTCACGCTCGTCAAAAGTGAGATCAACGCCGTCACGCGGCGGGTCGGCGACATCGCCAAGGCCAAGGGACTCGGGGTGGTGCTGCTGCTCGGCTCGCTCGTGCCGCTCACGCTCGCCCTCATCTTCCTGATCCTGTTCGTGTACTTCGGCCTGATCCGGCTGGGGCTCGCGCCGTGGTCCGCGTCGCTGCTGCTGGGCCTCTTCAGCCTGATCGTGACGGGCGCCCTGATCTTCATGGCGCTCAAGAAGCTCGGCGGTGACGTGCCCGACAGCAGCGGCCCCAACCGCCCCATGAGCGACATCGAGAAGGACGACCTGAAGTACGGCTACACCGGCAACGCCAAGGCCGCGACCGGCAGCCACACGGACGCCGGCCATACGAGCACCGGGTACGCCAGCACCAGCCGGACCGGCAGCGGCCACGACAGCGCCGGCCACACCACCGGCGGCCACCCCGTCACGCCCGCCGCGCGCCCCGCCACCAGCAGCACCGGCGGCACGCACGGGCACGGCGCGCCCCAGTCCACCTCGACGCACGGCAAACCCAGCGACGAGCCGGAACGCGAAGGCATCCCGGTCAGCACCCGGCCCACCTACGCCGAAGACATGAAGAAGGAAGGCTACTGA
- a CDS encoding GNAT family N-acetyltransferase gives MTAVPPAFPGTLALPLTHPRSGKVYTLTRADALQDTPELRADLTAACNEPLIYDWLFRERCGGQPYSDADAAAFLAWLRAGWRDGTHFVFALQSPCGRTVGALDIKSADTDAAEIGYWLSARHSGLMTLAVQALEDVARQAGYRALYARVRPGNARSLNVTARAGWTDAGLEADGHHRRFTRALR, from the coding sequence GTGACCGCCGTCCCGCCCGCCTTCCCCGGCACGCTCGCGCTGCCCCTCACGCACCCGCGCTCCGGCAAGGTGTACACCCTCACGCGCGCCGACGCCCTGCAGGACACCCCGGAATTGCGCGCCGACCTGACCGCCGCGTGCAACGAGCCGCTCATCTACGACTGGCTGTTCCGCGAACGCTGCGGCGGCCAGCCGTACAGCGACGCGGACGCCGCAGCGTTCCTCGCGTGGCTGCGGGCCGGATGGCGGGACGGCACGCACTTCGTGTTCGCCCTGCAGTCCCCGTGTGGACGGACCGTCGGCGCGCTCGACATCAAGAGCGCCGACACGGACGCCGCCGAGATCGGGTACTGGCTCAGCGCCCGCCACTCGGGCCTCATGACGCTCGCCGTGCAGGCCCTGGAAGACGTGGCCCGCCAGGCCGGTTACCGCGCCCTGTACGCCCGCGTGCGTCCCGGTAACGCCCGCTCCCTGAACGTCACGGCCCGCGCCGGATGGACGGACGCGGGCCTGGAAGCGGACGGCCACCACCGGCGCTTCACGCGCGCCCTCCGCTGA
- a CDS encoding YciI family protein, with amino-acid sequence MTAPTLFIVTSSYLKPKTEIAEVTPQHREWLDQHYRSGLFIVSGRMVSGQGGVILARAETQAELEAVFAEDPFVQQGCSEYSYVAFTPVKRGAALHIEGIPLVE; translated from the coding sequence ATGACCGCCCCCACCCTGTTCATCGTGACCAGCAGCTACCTGAAACCCAAGACCGAGATCGCCGAAGTCACCCCGCAGCACCGCGAGTGGCTCGACCAGCACTACCGCTCCGGGCTGTTCATCGTGTCGGGCCGCATGGTCAGCGGGCAGGGCGGCGTGATCCTGGCCCGCGCCGAAACGCAGGCGGAACTCGAAGCGGTGTTCGCCGAGGACCCCTTCGTGCAGCAGGGCTGCTCCGAGTACAGCTACGTCGCCTTCACGCCCGTCAAACGCGGCGCGGCCCTCCACATCGAAGGCATCCCGCTGGTGGAGTGA